The following coding sequences lie in one Rutidosis leptorrhynchoides isolate AG116_Rl617_1_P2 chromosome 4, CSIRO_AGI_Rlap_v1, whole genome shotgun sequence genomic window:
- the LOC139842496 gene encoding uncharacterized protein, with protein MSKNLFKFFDIWDSDEEDELDLLHAMTEELDADEAAEAEEAANSERILYQSIFDFFIQRNDALGRPGFTTTQKNCPVAWKGQYTSGHQGHPTNVLEAVASYDTWIWRAFFGVAGAKNNVNVLDQSSLFDEIKNGTAPYAPFSVNGNDYSNGYYLADGIYPDWTTLIKAYSTPTDEPRAKFKQFQESARKDVERTFGVLQVRFHILQVAGRPHSVNKLRRILYCCVLLHNMIVEDNGYNITWLEEESLKSDEANLNYVKNPSTSREARELEIRDRDIHNQLRQDLTEHIWRLPPNFRSLNA; from the exons atGTCAAAAAATTTGTTTAAATTTTTTGACATTTGGGATTCGGATGAAGAAGACGAGTTGGATCTTTTACACGCGATGACGGAAGAATTGGATGCTGACGAAGCTGCTGAGGCTGAAGAGGCTGCAAACAGCGAACGA ATCCTTTACCAAAGCATTTTTGATTTCTTTATACAAAGAAATGATGCTCTTGGTCGACCAGGTTTCACTACGACGCAAAAG AATTGTCCGGTTGCTTGGAAAGGGCAATATACTAGTGGTCATCAAGGTCACCCAACCAACGTTCTTGAAGCTGTTGCTTCATATGATACGTGGATTTGGCGTGCATTTTTCGGTGTTGCGGGTGCTAAGAACAATGTTAATGTGTTGGATCAATCATCGTTGTTCGATGAGATCAAGAATGGAACTGCACCATATGCTCCATTTAGTGTAAATGGTAATGATTACTCAAATGGTTATTATTTAGCGGATGGTATTTATCCAGATTGGACAACGTTAATCAAGGCGTATTCGACCCCAACAGATGAGCCACGAGCAAAATTTAAACAGTTTCAAGAAAGTGCACGTAAGGATGTTGAGAGAACATTCGGTGTTCTTCAGGTTCGATTCCATATTTTACAAGTGGCTGGACGACCACACAGTGTCAACAAGTTGAGGAGAATATTATATTGTTGTGTGCTCTTGCACAACATGATAGTCGAGGATAATGGCTACAACATTACATGGCTCGAGGAAGAATCACTTAAGAGTGATGAAGCTAATCTAAACTATGTAAAGAATCCATCTACAAGTCGCGAGGCAAGAGAACTAGAAATTCGAGACCGTGACATTCATAACCAACTTCGACAAGATCTCACTGAACACATTTGGAGACTTCCACCAAACTTTAGAAGTTTAAATGCTTAG